A window from Plodia interpunctella isolate USDA-ARS_2022_Savannah chromosome 2, ilPloInte3.2, whole genome shotgun sequence encodes these proteins:
- the LOC128680934 gene encoding zinc finger protein 423 homolog isoform X2 yields the protein MIMLFKGNSSRLEHLIEKIQANKENHDVTTDDIKEALGSVGSTAGSSWPSSTPEPSPSPASTPTSADAVDADADPPFTLGVTEHTPYQCQFCDKAFPRSSYLKKHEQTHSDQMPFRCEFCARLFKHKRSRDRHVKLHTGDRKYRCVHCPAAFSRSDHLKIHMKTHDNQKPFQCTVCNRGYNTAAALTSHMQGHKRDREGREPERRRALRCLRCGDAFRRPDLLQAHMASAHGVETAALTPPRRVASQPPPTLLACIYCTRDTFTTMEQLQLHVRAAHSALLNGETPQAVDQPAPTDLSRRAVEDTPVVKRPRSGSGTPQTALSPSTLLCNQCGAALPDFEAFRAHLKGHLEEGGELNRSSPTPCLHCGATFADAAASERHLASYYLAVSCEYTCHSCNRSFSSPDDLQKHLLDMHTHHLYRCSLCKEIFDSKAAIQVHYAVAHSSENKVWMCRSCGAGGGALRSEAAAAAHVRSRHAAPRCACGAVLAGNARPPRAFRCPVPACNDTFAVQYLLERHMQAHHALPQALNGDLGRVKRVENNNTSEGADGTCSPCTTGENLNAGINEERRRKNGVVALQCAYCGERTRSRAELEAHTRAHSGAAAARHKCLICDEVLPSAAVLAEHKLTHCKVVAGDTCARCRARLPSEESFLAHMARHHPALPAPCVICRQTLASEAEARLHARFHLRPSEDEQRCAICLRALPDTELGDGARACADCYARHAGPRAPPVADNDCRLCRRALGSPTRLQAHLIEHTFAGIDTFTCYLCRAVFTSAAGLQRHLPEHADVPRPFDCGRCGMKFFFRAERDNHAFVHLEEAEIAQRAFYEAYARGAATAWAALAPHDAQTTTSPATVDVKQEPEVKEEKNTDEYIEVSSPPPPPPAAPSPLPTVKQEKPDED from the exons ATGATCATGTTATTCAAGGGAAACAGCAGCAGACTGGAGCACCTCATCGAGAAGATTCAGGCCAACAAGGAGAACCACGACGTTACCACTGACGATATAAAAG AGGCGCTGGGTAGCGTGGGCAGCACGGCGGGTAGCTCGTGGCCGTCGTCGACGCCGGAGCCGTCGCCATCGCCCGCGTCGACGCCGACGTCGGCCGACGCCGTCGACGCCGACGCCGACCCGCCGTTCACGCTCGGCGTCACTGAGCACACGCCATACCAGTGCCAGTTCTGCGATAAGGCTTTCCCGAGATCCTCCTATCTGAAGAAACATGAACAG ACGCACTCTGATCAAATGCCTTTCCGCTGCGAGTTCTGCGCGCGTCTCTTCAAGCACAAGAGATCTAGGGACCGGCACGTGAAGCTGCACACTGGCGACCGCAAGTACCGCTGTGTGCACTGTCCGGCCGCCTTCTCAAGAAG CGATCATTTGAAGATCCATATGAAGACACATGATAATCAAAAGCCGTTCCAATGCACGGTGTGCAACCGCGGGTACAACACTGCAGCCGCTCTGACGTCGCACATGCAGGGCCACAAGCGCGACCGCGAGGGCCGGGAGCCGGAGCGACGTCGAGCCCTGAGGTGCTTGCGGTGTGGTGACGCTTTCCGCAGGCCCGACCTTTTACag GCTCATATGGCTAGTGCACATGGAGTAGAAACAGCAGCATTGACTCCACCTCGCCGTGTGGCATCTCAACCACCTCCGACACTTCTCGCCTGCATATATTGCACTCGCGACACGTTCACCACTATGGAACAACTGCAACTACACGTTCGAGCTGCACATTCTGCATTGCTAAATGGAGAAACACCACAAGCCGTTGATCAACCAGCGCCTACTGACTTAAGCAGACGAGCAGTTGAAGATACGCCTGTGGTCAAAAGGCCGCGGTCTGGTTCGGGAACACCGCAGACTGCATTATCGCCAAGTACACTGTTATGCAATCAGTGTGGTGCAGCATTGCCAGATTTTGAAGCCTTCCGAGCTCATTTAAAAGGTCATTTGGAAGAGGGCGGAGAACTGAATCGTTCCAGTCCTACTCCTTGTCTTCATTGTGGAGCGACGTTCGCCGATGCCGCGGCTTCAGAACGTCATCTCGCATCTTACTACTTGGCAGTATCCTGTGAATACACTTGTCATAGTTGCAATCGCAGCTTCTCATCGCCGGATGATTTGCAAAAACACCTCCTGGATATGCACACTCATCACCTATATCGCTGCTCTCTATGCAAGGAAATATTCGACTCGAAAGCAGCAATTCAG GTCCACTACGCAGTAGCTCATAGCAGTGAGAACAAAGTGTGGATGTGTCGTTCGTGCGGTGCGGGGGGCGGCGCGCTGCGGTCggaggcggcggcggcggcgcacGTGCGGTCGCGGCACGCAGCGCCGCGCTGCGCGTGCGGCGCGGTGCTGGCCGGTAACGCTCGCCCGCCCAGAGCTTTCCGCTGCCCGGTGCCCGCTTGCAACGATACCTTCGCTGTGCAGTATCTACTGGAGAGGCATATGCAAGCACATCACGCTCTCCCACAG gcTCTAAACGGCGACTTGGGCAGGGTTAAACGAGtggaaaataacaatacatcTGAAGGAGCCGACGGGACTTGTTCTCCTTGTACTACTGGGGAGAACTTGAACGCTGGCATAAATGAAGAGCGAAGACGGAAGAATGGTGTGGTCGCGTTACAGTGTGCGTACTGTGGGGAACGCACGCGCAGCCGAGCGGAACTGGAAGCCCACACTCGCGCGCATTCGGGCGCGGCGGCTGCCAGGCACAAGTGTCTCATTTGCGACGAAGTGCTGCCATCTGCTGCTGTGCTGGCCGAACACAAGCTGACCCACTGCAAG GTGGTGGCGGGAGATACATGTGCACGGTGCCGCGCGCGTCTACCATCCGAGGAATCGTTCTTAGCTCACATGGCACGACATCACCCTGCTTTGCCAGCTCCTTGCGTCATCTGCCGCCAAACCCTTGCCTCGGAGGCTGAAGCACGTCTCCATGCGAGATTCCATCTCCGTCCTTCAGAAGACGAACAGAGATGCGCAATTTGCCTTCGAGCTCTGCCAGATACAGAATTGGGTGATGGTGCACGCGCTTGCGCAGATTGTTACGCTCGTCACGCCGGCCCTAGAGCTCCTCCTGTCGCTGATAATGATTGTAGACTGTGTCGTCGAGCTCTCGGGTCTCCCACAAGATTACAGGCTCATCTCATCGAGCACACTTTTGCTGGAATCGATACGTTCACTTGCTACTTGTGTCGCGCGGTATTCACCAGCGCTGCGGGCCTGCAGAGACATCTACCAGAACATGCTGACGTTCCGAGACCATTCGATTGCGGACGCTGCGGAATGAAGTTTTTCTTCCGTGCCGAAAGAGACAACCACGCTTTTGTTCATCTAGAAGAAGCTG